The following proteins are encoded in a genomic region of Chitinophagales bacterium:
- the pdxH gene encoding pyridoxamine 5'-phosphate oxidase translates to MPNRDLQDFRQDYSIASLEIEQCADSPFEQFATWLNNAIKANVIEPNAMSLATVDENLQPKVRTVLLKEFTIEGFVFYTNYESDKAKEMTFSNKVSLLFWWINTQQQIRIEGTVKKISETQSKAYFYSRPKGSQVGATVSPQSKIIVDRRILDDLFDQKMQQYQDSEVPFPNNWGGYIVEPTYFEFWQGRSSRLHDRVAYQLENNSWKKVRLAP, encoded by the coding sequence ATGCCAAACAGAGATTTACAAGATTTTAGACAAGATTACAGTATTGCTTCCTTAGAAATAGAACAATGTGCTGATAGTCCGTTTGAACAATTTGCCACTTGGTTAAATAATGCAATTAAAGCCAATGTTATAGAACCAAATGCTATGAGTTTAGCAACTGTTGATGAAAACTTACAACCAAAAGTAAGAACCGTTTTATTAAAAGAATTTACTATAGAAGGTTTTGTGTTTTATACCAACTATGAGAGTGATAAAGCAAAAGAAATGACATTTTCAAATAAAGTGTCGCTATTATTTTGGTGGATAAATACACAACAACAAATAAGAATAGAAGGTACTGTAAAGAAAATAAGCGAAACTCAATCTAAAGCATATTTTTATAGCCGACCAAAAGGCAGTCAAGTTGGAGCTACAGTATCTCCACAAAGCAAAATAATTGTAGACCGAAGAATATTAGACGATTTATTCGACCAAAAAATGCAACAATATCAAGACAGTGAAGTTCCATTTCCAAATAATTGGGGTGGTTATATTGTTGAACCAACTTATTTTGAATTCTGGCAAGGCAGAAGCAGTCGACTACACGATAGAGTTGCTTACCAACTAGAAAACAATTCGTGGAAAAAAGTTAGACTAGCACCGTAG
- a CDS encoding sigma-70 family RNA polymerase sigma factor, with the protein MYKVALTDSELIDRFIVGDERAIATLLSKYQKKVYNFILSRVKDNELANDLFQDTFIKAIDGLKKGNYSEEGKFLQWIMMIANNLCMDYFRKQKRSPNFAQNTEEFNAYDILVVEETSYEDILFEQQQSDAVRSYIELLPNEQKQVLLLRHYADLSFKEIAEITNTNINTALGRMRYAIINLKRLMEEKNFKY; encoded by the coding sequence ATGTATAAAGTTGCACTTACAGACTCAGAGCTTATTGACAGATTTATCGTAGGCGATGAAAGAGCCATTGCTACGCTACTAAGCAAATATCAAAAGAAAGTATATAATTTTATTTTATCTAGAGTAAAAGATAATGAGTTAGCCAATGACTTATTTCAAGACACTTTTATTAAAGCAATAGATGGATTAAAAAAAGGCAACTATAGCGAAGAAGGCAAGTTTTTACAGTGGATAATGATGATTGCTAATAACTTGTGTATGGACTATTTTAGAAAACAAAAAAGGAGTCCGAATTTTGCACAAAATACAGAAGAATTTAATGCTTATGATATACTTGTTGTTGAAGAAACTAGCTACGAAGATATTTTATTTGAACAACAACAAAGTGATGCTGTAAGAAGTTATATCGAACTTTTGCCTAATGAACAAAAACAGGTGTTATTACTACGACATTATGCAGATTTAAGTTTTAAAGAGATTGCAGAAATTACTAATACTAATATCAATACAGCTTTAGGAAGAATGCGTTATGCTATAATCAACTTAAAACGATTAATGGAAGAAAAAAATTTTAAGTACTAA
- the uvrA gene encoding excinuclease ABC subunit UvrA has protein sequence MSKNLTKNLESNNIFIKGAKQHNLKNVDVSIPRNKLVVVTGVSGSGKSSLTIDTLYAEGQRRYVESLSAYARQFLDRMDKPQVDYIKGLSPAIAIEQKTTTGTTRSTVGTLTEIYDFLRLLYARVGKTYSPISNQQVIKHTVQDVLDFIFTLDENQKIQILAPLLDVSATKLATLQKDGISRLLIDDTVVQLSEVQENISNKNVFILIDRATANAAEENRHRLADSINLAFVLGNGNCVIDIPNDKKYEFNNKFELDGMSFEEPSPQFFNFNSPYGACPTCEGFGTILGIDKDLVIPNKNLSVYEDAVVAWKGESMSWWKNQFIKGASAIDFPIHKSIAKLSKEQNDILWNGAKGFYGINAFFKDVESQTYKIQYRVLLSRYRGRTECYDCKGSRLRPDSFFVKINHQAIGDLLQMSIKELYHFFNDLFLNEHDEKIANRLLVEINNRLQFMMDVGLDYLTLNRFSNTLSGGETQRINLTRSLGSNLTNALYILDEPSVGLHPQDTTRLIKVLQYLRDLGNTVIVVEHEEEVILQADYLIDVGPFAGYLGGEIVYAGDAKKIKQADTLTTKYITEQLQIPIPTIKAKPSNFITIEDAYLHNLKSINVKIPLQALTVISGVSGSGKTTLVKQILYPAIKSELEEKTTLNGQFKSISGFKNHIQKIEFIDQNPIGRSSRSNPVTYIKAYDAIRDLYSKQALSKIRAYQSKHFSFNVDGGRCDACKGEGEQIVEMQFLADVHLECEVCKGKRFKEEILEVKYKDKNIADVLALTVDEAILFFQEKNDIQKKLQPLQDVGLGYIKLGQSSSTISGGEAQRVKLASFLTKANTKEKILFIFDEPTTGLHFHDINKLLDAFYALIQNGHTIVVVEHNLEVIKCADWMIDLGPKGGDEGGNLCYQGKPEDSIASKTSITAQYLKSKFK, from the coding sequence ATGAGTAAAAATTTAACTAAAAATTTAGAATCGAATAATATTTTTATTAAAGGAGCGAAACAACACAATCTAAAAAATGTAGATGTAAGCATTCCAAGAAATAAATTAGTGGTAGTAACTGGTGTTTCTGGTTCTGGTAAATCATCATTAACTATTGATACTTTATACGCAGAAGGTCAACGACGATATGTAGAGTCTTTGTCTGCCTATGCAAGACAGTTTTTAGATAGAATGGATAAACCTCAAGTAGATTACATCAAAGGTTTATCACCAGCAATTGCAATAGAACAAAAAACTACAACTGGTACTACAAGAAGTACAGTTGGTACACTTACAGAAATATATGATTTTTTACGATTACTCTACGCAAGAGTAGGTAAAACTTATTCACCAATTTCTAATCAACAAGTAATAAAACATACGGTTCAAGATGTGTTAGATTTTATTTTTACTTTAGACGAAAATCAGAAAATACAAATATTAGCACCTTTGTTAGATGTAAGTGCTACAAAATTAGCAACACTACAAAAAGATGGTATTAGCAGATTATTGATTGATGATACTGTTGTTCAGTTATCAGAAGTACAAGAAAATATATCAAACAAAAATGTATTTATTTTAATTGATAGAGCCACTGCAAATGCTGCTGAAGAAAACAGACATCGTTTGGCAGATTCTATAAATTTGGCTTTTGTTTTAGGAAATGGTAATTGTGTAATTGATATTCCTAATGACAAAAAATACGAATTCAACAACAAATTTGAATTAGATGGCATGTCGTTTGAAGAACCATCGCCACAGTTTTTTAACTTCAATTCGCCTTATGGTGCTTGTCCAACTTGCGAAGGTTTTGGAACTATTCTTGGTATCGATAAAGACTTGGTTATTCCTAACAAGAATTTGTCGGTGTATGAAGATGCCGTAGTTGCTTGGAAAGGCGAAAGCATGAGTTGGTGGAAAAATCAATTCATAAAAGGAGCAAGTGCTATTGATTTTCCAATTCATAAATCCATTGCCAAATTAAGCAAAGAACAAAATGATATTTTATGGAATGGTGCAAAAGGTTTTTATGGCATCAATGCATTTTTTAAAGATGTAGAATCACAGACATATAAAATTCAGTATCGAGTGCTGTTGTCTAGATATAGAGGAAGAACTGAATGCTACGATTGTAAAGGTAGCAGATTACGACCAGATTCTTTCTTTGTCAAAATCAATCATCAAGCTATTGGCGATTTACTACAAATGAGTATCAAAGAATTATATCATTTTTTTAATGATTTGTTTTTAAACGAACACGATGAAAAAATTGCGAATCGTTTGTTAGTAGAAATCAACAATCGACTACAATTTATGATGGATGTTGGATTAGATTATCTTACACTCAACAGATTTAGCAATACACTAAGTGGTGGCGAAACACAACGAATTAATCTAACAAGAAGCTTAGGAAGCAACTTAACCAATGCATTGTATATTTTAGATGAACCAAGCGTTGGCTTACATCCACAAGATACTACAAGACTTATTAAAGTATTACAATATTTAAGAGATTTAGGTAATACGGTAATTGTAGTAGAGCACGAAGAAGAAGTGATATTGCAAGCAGATTATTTAATTGATGTTGGTCCTTTTGCTGGTTATTTAGGTGGCGAAATTGTCTATGCTGGCGATGCAAAAAAAATTAAACAAGCAGATACACTTACTACAAAATATATTACAGAACAGCTACAAATTCCTATTCCAACAATAAAAGCTAAGCCAAGCAATTTTATTACTATAGAAGATGCTTATCTACACAATTTAAAAAGCATCAATGTAAAAATTCCGCTACAAGCACTTACAGTTATTAGTGGTGTTTCTGGAAGTGGAAAAACAACTTTAGTGAAACAGATTTTATATCCTGCGATAAAAAGTGAATTAGAAGAAAAAACAACATTAAACGGACAGTTCAAATCTATCAGTGGATTTAAAAATCACATTCAAAAAATAGAATTTATAGACCAAAATCCAATTGGAAGAAGCTCAAGGTCAAATCCAGTTACCTATATCAAAGCTTACGATGCTATTAGAGATTTGTATAGCAAACAAGCATTGTCTAAAATAAGAGCATATCAATCCAAACATTTTTCTTTTAATGTTGATGGTGGACGATGCGATGCTTGTAAAGGTGAAGGCGAACAGATTGTAGAAATGCAGTTTCTAGCAGATGTGCATTTAGAGTGCGAAGTATGTAAAGGCAAAAGATTTAAAGAAGAAATTTTAGAAGTAAAATACAAAGACAAAAACATTGCAGATGTTTTAGCACTAACTGTAGATGAAGCTATTCTATTTTTTCAAGAAAAAAATGATATCCAAAAAAAGTTGCAACCTTTGCAAGATGTTGGATTAGGTTATATTAAACTCGGACAAAGCAGTAGCACGATTAGTGGTGGTGAAGCACAACGCGTTAAACTCGCTTCATTTTTAACTAAAGCCAATACCAAAGAAAAAATATTATTCATTTTTGATGAACCTACTACTGGTTTGCATTTTCACGACATCAATAAATTGTTAGATGCTTTTTATGCTTTAATTCAAAACGGACATACAATTGTAGTCGTAGAACACAATTTAGAAGTCATAAAATGTGCCGACTGGATGATAGACTTAGGACCAAAAGGTGGTGACGAAGGTGGCAACTTGTGTTATCAAGGTAAACCAGAAGATAGCATAGCAAGTAAAACATCTATAACAGCACAATACTTAAAAAGTAAGTTTAAGTGA
- a CDS encoding ferrous iron transport protein A, giving the protein MRLNKAKIGVNYQVTEFQDCFIACKLMSMGILPGTIVKVLRKSVLGSTFYIEYNQQFIAIRANEAQAISIN; this is encoded by the coding sequence ATGCGATTAAATAAAGCTAAAATAGGTGTCAATTATCAAGTAACAGAGTTTCAAGACTGTTTTATTGCTTGTAAACTAATGTCTATGGGAATTTTACCAGGAACTATTGTAAAAGTACTTAGAAAATCAGTTTTAGGTAGTACTTTCTATATAGAATACAATCAACAATTTATTGCTATAAGAGCCAATGAGGCACAAGCTATATCTATCAACTAA
- the feoB gene encoding ferrous iron transport protein B, which produces MKKTSVHKVALIGNPNSGKSSLFNQLTGLNQRIGNFPGVTVDKKTGYFAYQNIDFEITDLPGTYSMYPSALDEQVVIDVLLNKAHINHPETIIYIVDATNLERHLLLLSQLIDLQIPIVVAVNMTDLALKKGINVNIEKLSTIFNVPFIAINARNAVGINLLKDTLVATLSTESKAKSIYQLSTQEEQIASTLAIDDDNSYYKLMLLHHYKKIKFLDANIKNRIEQHLSNNSFDSLDIQLEEILSRYNQLTPIAQQSIDISLPKSNKLTYKIDSILTHPIIGPILFFLLMLFTFQAIFSWSAYPMDFIDEKMLQLSNYIKTHLPNNLLSQLLSDGVIPGITGVIIFVPQIFILFLLITILEEVGYMARAVFLFDRLMQRFGLNGRSIVALISGGACAIPAIMSTRTINNWKERLITIMVTPLISCSARIPVFAILIAFVIPKGSWLGFNTQALFFMLLYVLGILSALIAAFVFSKILKSSQTSYLMMELPSYKVPYWKNVIQVLLQKLSSFVFGAGKIIFLVSIILWFLASFSTKKGNATLATYSEQVMQNQTKSKKEKDLMISAKQLEVSFAGKIGKAIEPVIKPLGYDWKIGIALITSFAAREVFVGSIATLYSIEQDASDATIREKLSKAKHQDTQQPVFTVASALSLLLFYLFAMQCMSTLAIVRKETQSWKWPIIQFTYMTVLAYGAAFLAYQVFK; this is translated from the coding sequence TTGAAAAAAACATCTGTACATAAAGTCGCTTTAATTGGAAATCCTAATTCTGGAAAATCTTCTTTATTTAATCAACTAACTGGCTTAAATCAAAGAATTGGCAATTTCCCTGGCGTAACAGTAGATAAAAAAACAGGTTATTTTGCTTATCAAAACATAGATTTTGAAATTACCGATTTGCCTGGAACTTATAGCATGTATCCAAGTGCTTTAGATGAACAAGTAGTGATTGATGTTTTGTTAAACAAAGCACACATCAATCATCCAGAAACTATAATTTATATTGTAGATGCTACTAACTTAGAAAGACATTTGTTATTGCTCTCGCAGTTAATTGATTTACAAATTCCTATTGTTGTTGCTGTTAATATGACTGATTTAGCACTTAAAAAAGGAATTAATGTAAATATTGAAAAACTGAGCACTATATTTAATGTACCATTTATTGCCATTAATGCTAGAAATGCAGTTGGAATTAATCTACTAAAAGATACACTAGTAGCAACTTTGTCTACCGAAAGTAAAGCCAAAAGCATTTATCAATTATCAACTCAAGAAGAACAAATTGCATCAACATTAGCCATAGATGATGATAACTCATATTATAAATTAATGCTATTACATCACTATAAAAAAATAAAATTTTTAGATGCAAATATTAAAAATAGAATAGAACAACATTTATCTAATAATAGTTTTGATAGCTTGGATATACAATTAGAAGAAATTTTAAGCAGATACAATCAACTTACACCAATAGCACAACAAAGTATAGATATTAGTTTACCAAAATCAAACAAGCTTACTTATAAAATAGATAGCATACTAACACATCCTATAATTGGTCCTATATTATTTTTCTTGTTGATGTTGTTTACTTTTCAAGCAATATTTAGTTGGTCGGCGTATCCAATGGATTTTATAGACGAAAAAATGCTACAACTATCTAACTATATAAAAACGCATTTACCAAATAATTTATTGAGTCAATTACTCAGCGATGGAGTTATTCCAGGAATAACAGGTGTAATTATATTCGTTCCTCAAATATTTATTTTATTTTTATTAATAACTATTTTAGAAGAAGTAGGTTACATGGCAAGAGCTGTTTTCTTGTTCGATAGACTAATGCAACGATTTGGCTTAAACGGAAGAAGTATTGTAGCACTTATTTCTGGTGGTGCTTGTGCCATTCCTGCAATTATGAGCACTAGAACAATTAACAACTGGAAAGAACGACTAATTACTATTATGGTAACACCTTTAATTAGTTGCTCTGCTAGAATTCCTGTTTTTGCTATATTAATTGCTTTTGTAATACCAAAAGGAAGTTGGTTGGGTTTTAATACACAAGCACTGTTTTTTATGTTGTTGTATGTACTAGGAATTTTATCAGCACTAATTGCAGCATTTGTATTTAGCAAAATTTTAAAGTCATCACAAACATCTTATTTAATGATGGAATTGCCAAGTTACAAAGTACCTTACTGGAAAAATGTAATTCAAGTATTGCTACAAAAACTAAGCAGTTTTGTATTTGGTGCAGGAAAAATTATCTTTTTAGTATCTATTATTTTATGGTTTTTAGCAAGCTTTAGTACAAAAAAAGGCAATGCAACACTAGCAACTTATAGCGAACAAGTAATGCAAAACCAAACAAAATCTAAAAAAGAAAAAGACTTAATGATAAGTGCTAAGCAATTAGAAGTTTCTTTTGCAGGAAAAATTGGCAAAGCCATAGAACCAGTTATCAAACCATTGGGCTACGATTGGAAAATTGGTATAGCACTCATTACATCGTTTGCCGCTAGAGAAGTTTTTGTTGGCTCTATAGCAACACTATATAGTATAGAACAAGATGCAAGCGATGCTACGATTAGAGAAAAACTATCTAAAGCTAAACATCAAGATACACAACAACCAGTATTTACAGTTGCCAGTGCATTGTCGTTATTATTGTTTTATTTGTTTGCGATGCAATGTATGAGTACACTTGCTATTGTTAGAAAAGAAACGCAATCTTGGAAATGGCCAATTATACAATTTACTTACATGACAGTACTAGCATATGGAGCAGCATTTTTAGCTTATCAAGTATTTAAATAG
- the msrA gene encoding peptide-methionine (S)-S-oxide reductase MsrA, which produces MRFVAAVSILLFLVISCTNQTKTTKSEKKLMQTENLQIATFGGGCFWCIETIFQQLKGVTRVESGYSGGHKENPTYKEVCTGTTGHAEVVQIYYDENSISFAQLLKVFFTVHDPTTPNRQGNDIGTQYRSVVFYHNETQKSLTEQIINQLNEAKVYQNPIVTAVSPFEKFYKAEDYHQDYYNLNPEQSYCKLVIQPKVEKFEKIFKEYIKE; this is translated from the coding sequence ATGAGATTTGTGGCGGCAGTTAGCATACTATTATTTCTAGTTATTAGCTGTACCAATCAAACTAAAACTACTAAAAGCGAGAAGAAACTTATGCAAACAGAAAATTTACAAATTGCTACATTTGGTGGTGGTTGTTTTTGGTGTATTGAAACTATATTTCAGCAACTAAAAGGTGTTACTCGTGTTGAAAGTGGTTATAGTGGTGGACATAAGGAAAATCCTACTTACAAAGAAGTGTGTACTGGTACAACAGGACATGCTGAAGTAGTTCAAATATATTATGATGAAAATAGCATTAGCTTTGCTCAGCTGTTGAAAGTTTTTTTTACAGTACATGATCCAACAACTCCCAACAGACAAGGCAATGACATAGGAACCCAATATCGTTCGGTAGTTTTTTACCATAACGAGACACAGAAATCATTGACCGAGCAAATTATTAATCAACTTAATGAAGCAAAGGTATATCAAAATCCAATTGTAACAGCAGTTAGTCCGTTTGAAAAATTCTACAAAGCAGAAGATTATCATCAAGACTACTACAATTTGAACCCTGAGCAAAGCTACTGCAAATTAGTCATCCAACCCAAAGTAGAAAAATTCGAAAAAATATTTAAGGAGTATATAAAAGAGTAA